From the genome of Deinococcus sp. AJ005, one region includes:
- a CDS encoding DinB family protein, with the protein MTDLTLLHESFGRNGRVNVFLLHALTDADFGLSDGQGGWTVEKHLRHMAGFRVGWLWNLSRPHAEPLLDPTQKDADGDPQWRWHDCPPGELAAAFKAGDEAALKAVQAALDENRAFDDPWKEGAYQTNPAHFLQHTIVHDSHHRGQIMALLRMGGHTAEEMDALDNHWAIWRE; encoded by the coding sequence ATGACCGATTTGACCCTACTTCACGAATCCTTTGGCCGCAATGGCCGTGTCAACGTATTTCTGCTCCATGCCCTGACCGATGCCGATTTTGGTCTATCGGATGGTCAGGGTGGCTGGACCGTCGAGAAGCATCTGCGGCATATGGCGGGCTTCCGCGTCGGCTGGCTGTGGAACCTGTCGCGCCCCCACGCCGAGCCGTTGCTTGATCCAACACAAAAAGATGCGGACGGTGATCCCCAGTGGCGCTGGCACGACTGTCCGCCCGGCGAGCTGGCCGCTGCCTTTAAAGCTGGGGACGAGGCGGCACTAAAAGCAGTTCAAGCCGCGCTGGACGAAAACCGCGCCTTTGACGATCCCTGGAAGGAAGGGGCATACCAGACCAATCCGGCCCACTTCCTGCAGCACACCATCGTCCACGACAGCCACCACCGGGGGCAGATCATGGCGTTGTTGCGGATGGGTGGGCATACGGCAGAGGAAATGGACGCGCTGGACAACCACTGGGCGATCTGGAGAGAATGA
- a CDS encoding V-type ATP synthase subunit F — protein sequence MACPRTSCKGSWKVRKVVVLTDHETATGFRLAGAEVVDTTPDKAQAALEKLITEGDYGLIAIDTSLIADPATSTARVMRGRDLPILLPIPSLKDAFSPETVDAKAYMGKLVRETIGFDIKL from the coding sequence ATGGCCTGTCCAAGGACGAGCTGCAAAGGGAGTTGGAAGGTGCGTAAAGTCGTCGTTCTGACCGATCACGAGACCGCCACCGGCTTCCGGCTGGCCGGGGCCGAGGTGGTGGACACCACCCCCGACAAGGCGCAGGCCGCGCTGGAAAAGCTGATCACCGAGGGCGACTATGGATTGATCGCCATCGACACCAGCCTGATCGCCGACCCGGCCACGTCCACCGCCCGCGTCATGCGGGGCCGTGACCTGCCCATCTTGCTCCCCATTCCCAGCCTGAAAGACGCCTTCTCGCCCGAAACCGTGGACGCCAAGGCGTACATGGGCAAACTGGTGCGCGAAACCATCGGCTTCGATATCAAGCTTTAA
- a CDS encoding DUF1905 domain-containing protein, with protein MILEFSGPLWYWRGPSPFYFVTVPKGQAEEIRAAAHLITYGWGMIPVRAKVGDTEWKTSLFPKDGLYILPIKLIIRKAEKIEEGDDVAVQLAVG; from the coding sequence ATGATCCTGGAGTTCAGTGGTCCCCTGTGGTACTGGCGCGGCCCCTCCCCGTTCTACTTCGTGACTGTTCCTAAGGGACAGGCCGAAGAGATCAGGGCCGCTGCCCACCTCATCACCTATGGCTGGGGCATGATCCCGGTGCGGGCCAAGGTGGGCGACACCGAATGGAAGACGTCGCTGTTTCCCAAAGATGGGCTGTACATTCTGCCCATCAAGCTGATAATCCGAAAGGCCGAGAAGATTGAGGAAGGCGACGACGTGGCTGTGCAGCTAGCAGTGGGCTGA
- a CDS encoding tetratricopeptide repeat protein, with protein sequence MIDADTTWQQACTALAGGDYETAFGVLSAALDEAMPAAVGKGKGAAVSPVAARICVYLGSLHALYGDGAAEQLEATLAEARGLNPAVGSEALYLALSAELEARTRGPEAAPPSGAVREALDPVARFHALCALALAEQPQAALDIHLAVGELPLHLRWRLRSWQADCQEQLGHTADAINLYAEAAHLAGGLDRAVMVQEQAALLIQDGQPEEAKKILDGARLLYGSKQTPQINPVQGEDEGLNLATWHYLCAQALLQMDQADAAYEMIREADRLERQYGTPGYVVALLTGQILSHLGQQEKAITAFESALKLAEDSDRPYANHELGVALLDMDRPVEARDRLEVALNEPDYPYQPEVLADIAECDYRLGRMPEAQLAAEQALAQGAVIPASLVLGSVALDYFQLDEALEHYERVVREAAPDSRDWIIGHQMAADVMAQQGFPNPAAAVAHAQQALDNTPESDDWHGTLQDLLARAQTLMGQQDGRMLN encoded by the coding sequence ATGATTGACGCGGACACCACCTGGCAACAGGCTTGCACGGCCCTGGCTGGGGGCGACTATGAGACTGCTTTTGGCGTTCTGAGCGCTGCACTGGACGAGGCCATGCCAGCCGCAGTGGGCAAGGGCAAAGGCGCGGCGGTGTCCCCGGTTGCGGCGCGCATCTGCGTGTATCTGGGCAGCCTGCATGCCCTGTACGGCGACGGCGCAGCCGAGCAACTTGAGGCGACGCTGGCCGAGGCGCGTGGGCTGAATCCGGCGGTGGGCAGTGAGGCGCTGTATCTGGCCCTGAGCGCTGAGCTGGAAGCCCGCACGCGCGGCCCGGAGGCGGCCCCACCATCCGGGGCTGTGCGCGAGGCGCTGGATCCGGTGGCCCGTTTTCATGCGCTGTGTGCGCTGGCGCTGGCCGAGCAACCACAGGCGGCACTGGACATCCACCTGGCGGTGGGTGAACTGCCGCTGCATCTGCGCTGGCGGCTGCGCTCGTGGCAGGCCGATTGCCAGGAGCAACTGGGTCACACGGCGGACGCCATCAACCTGTACGCCGAGGCCGCGCATCTGGCGGGTGGTCTGGACCGCGCAGTGATGGTTCAGGAGCAGGCGGCGCTGCTGATCCAGGACGGGCAGCCCGAGGAAGCCAAAAAGATTCTGGACGGCGCGCGGCTGCTGTACGGCAGCAAGCAGACTCCACAGATCAACCCAGTACAGGGCGAGGACGAGGGCCTGAATCTGGCGACGTGGCACTACCTGTGTGCCCAGGCGCTGCTCCAGATGGATCAGGCGGACGCGGCTTACGAGATGATCCGCGAGGCAGACCGCCTGGAGCGGCAGTACGGCACCCCCGGTTACGTGGTGGCGCTGCTGACCGGCCAGATCCTGAGCCATCTGGGCCAGCAGGAAAAGGCCATCACTGCCTTTGAGTCGGCCCTGAAACTGGCCGAGGACAGTGACCGCCCCTACGCCAACCACGAGTTGGGTGTGGCCCTGCTGGACATGGACCGCCCGGTGGAGGCCCGTGACCGGCTGGAAGTGGCCCTGAACGAACCTGACTACCCTTATCAGCCCGAGGTCTTGGCCGATATCGCCGAGTGCGATTACCGCCTGGGCCGAATGCCCGAGGCGCAACTGGCCGCCGAGCAGGCATTGGCGCAGGGTGCGGTGATTCCCGCCAGTCTGGTGCTGGGTAGCGTGGCCCTGGATTATTTTCAACTGGACGAGGCCCTGGAACACTACGAGCGCGTGGTCCGCGAGGCCGCCCCGGACAGCCGCGACTGGATCATCGGGCACCAGATGGCTGCCGACGTGATGGCGCAGCAGGGCTTTCCAAATCCTGCCGCAGCCGTCGCACACGCCCAGCAGGCGCTAGACAACACGCCCGAGAGTGATGACTGGCACGGCACCTTGCAGGATCTTTTGGCGCGGGCACAGACGCTGATGGGGCAGCAGGACGGGCGGATGCTGAACTAG
- a CDS encoding DinB family protein, whose amino-acid sequence MTNTPAGEVSDGAAQPVILSPAQFLEYWQGNRRLTRRVTLAFPEDQLFEFSIGGMRPFGVLAWEIHQVSELTLTGLLTGEWPMPEWRNGVSQDRAELLDAWDELTARIETEMPKVDPAFFPRLHTLPWGEMSGWAAAIYNIDNEIHHRGQGYVYLRALGIEPPAFPAYMGP is encoded by the coding sequence ATGACGAATACGCCCGCAGGAGAAGTATCTGATGGAGCAGCCCAGCCGGTGATCCTCTCGCCCGCCCAGTTTCTGGAGTACTGGCAGGGCAACCGCCGATTGACCCGCCGCGTGACCCTGGCATTCCCCGAAGACCAGCTTTTCGAGTTTTCCATCGGTGGGATGCGTCCCTTTGGCGTCCTGGCCTGGGAAATCCATCAGGTCAGCGAACTGACCCTCACAGGTTTGCTGACGGGCGAGTGGCCCATGCCGGAGTGGCGAAACGGCGTCTCGCAGGACCGTGCCGAACTTCTCGATGCCTGGGACGAACTGACGGCCCGTATCGAAACGGAGATGCCGAAGGTGGATCCGGCGTTCTTCCCGCGCCTGCATACGCTGCCCTGGGGAGAGATGAGTGGCTGGGCGGCAGCGATCTACAACATCGACAACGAGATTCATCACCGGGGTCAGGGCTACGTGTATCTGCGGGCGCTGGGCATCGAGCCGCCTGCCTTTCCCGCATACATGGGGCCATGA
- a CDS encoding V-type ATP synthase subunit D: MAGQISPTRSAMLASKASLKTAQSGADLLKRKRDALIGEFFALVKDALAAREELSGVSKGAYTSLFGAKAWDSPEAVESLSLAGSGDYAIDMQIDNLYGVKVPRIAVPERDKATTFSPINVGARTIQAATDFGGVMDGIVKVAGTETKLRRIGEEIKKTSRRVNALEQVLIPGIQDDIRFIRSVLDQREREASFTLKKIKAKLEADAKKDKELLQAKNHGSAAD, translated from the coding sequence ATGGCAGGACAGATCAGCCCCACCCGCAGCGCAATGCTGGCGAGCAAGGCCAGCCTCAAGACCGCGCAGAGCGGCGCAGACCTGCTGAAGCGCAAGCGCGACGCCCTGATCGGCGAGTTCTTTGCGCTGGTCAAGGACGCACTGGCTGCCCGCGAGGAACTTTCGGGCGTGAGCAAGGGCGCGTACACCAGCCTGTTTGGCGCGAAAGCGTGGGACAGCCCGGAAGCCGTTGAAAGCCTGAGCCTGGCGGGCAGCGGCGATTACGCCATCGACATGCAGATTGACAACCTGTACGGCGTGAAAGTGCCGCGCATCGCCGTTCCTGAGCGCGACAAGGCCACCACGTTCAGCCCGATCAACGTGGGCGCACGCACCATCCAGGCCGCCACCGATTTTGGCGGCGTGATGGACGGCATCGTCAAGGTGGCCGGAACTGAGACCAAGCTGCGCCGCATTGGCGAGGAAATCAAGAAAACCTCGCGCCGCGTGAACGCGCTGGAGCAGGTTCTGATTCCCGGCATTCAGGATGACATCCGCTTTATTCGCAGCGTGCTGGACCAGCGCGAACGCGAGGCCAGCTTTACCCTGAAAAAGATCAAGGCCAAGCTGGAAGCCGATGCGAAAAAGGACAAGGAGCTTTTGCAGGCCAAGAACCACGGGTCAGCAGCAGACTGA
- the ftsH gene encoding ATP-dependent zinc metalloprotease FtsH translates to MKRLNPWLIVLFVLALFLMFSQTPNGRVNVNYNEFKALLDQGSVSQVVITESNAAVTLKAPTEVKLAVNPGQPPRTTQTTSFSVRLPGSLAVPDSSLIGALETQNVDYRFVAPSQWLNIVLSFLPIVLLLGVMYFFFMRAQGGQSGVMQFGQSKAKKYGKENRVQTKFTDVAGHEEAKKELIEVVDFLKNPGKYHQIGAEIPKGVLLVGPPGTGKTLLARAIAGEADVPFFSVSASEFMEMFVGVGASRVRALFEDARKSAPAIMFIDEIDSIGRKRGAGIGGGHDEREQTLNQILSEMDGFDQSSNVIVLGATNRPDVLDPALLRPGRFDRQVTIDLPTMKEREAILKVHLRNKPIADGVDVNEVARSTPYFSGADLKNITNEAALEAARLSKTQIDMSDFYRALDKITLGLENSSLTVSPEERKAIAYHEAGHAVTAAVIPGSDKLQKVSIIPRGRALGAAFYLPEEQVLMSKERLENQLVVALGGRAAEEVFMGSVTSGAADDFRKATNIARKMVLEWGMGENFKNMALSSDSGPVFLGEDMARPKAFSEHTSQLVDEDVKRILNHAFDRARDLVVEYKAAMHEVADALLTQELITGDVVRDAVAKIANPQMPMPQTTA, encoded by the coding sequence TTGAAGCGGCTCAATCCCTGGCTGATCGTCCTATTTGTTCTGGCACTCTTTTTAATGTTCTCGCAGACGCCCAACGGGCGCGTCAACGTCAACTATAACGAATTCAAAGCCCTGCTGGATCAGGGCAGCGTCTCGCAGGTCGTGATCACCGAAAGCAACGCCGCCGTGACCCTGAAAGCGCCCACCGAGGTCAAGCTGGCCGTCAATCCTGGTCAGCCTCCCCGGACCACCCAGACCACCAGCTTCTCGGTGCGTCTGCCGGGCAGTCTGGCGGTGCCCGACAGCAGCCTGATCGGCGCGCTGGAAACCCAGAACGTGGATTACCGCTTCGTGGCCCCCAGCCAGTGGCTGAACATCGTCCTGAGCTTCCTGCCCATCGTGTTGCTGCTGGGCGTGATGTACTTCTTCTTCATGCGGGCGCAGGGCGGCCAGAGCGGCGTCATGCAGTTCGGGCAGAGCAAGGCCAAGAAGTATGGCAAGGAAAACCGCGTGCAGACCAAGTTCACCGACGTGGCCGGTCACGAGGAAGCCAAGAAGGAACTGATCGAGGTCGTGGACTTCTTGAAGAACCCCGGCAAGTACCACCAGATCGGCGCAGAAATCCCTAAGGGCGTGCTGCTCGTCGGCCCTCCCGGCACGGGTAAAACCCTGCTGGCCCGCGCCATTGCCGGTGAGGCAGACGTGCCGTTCTTCAGCGTCAGCGCCTCCGAGTTCATGGAAATGTTCGTCGGTGTCGGTGCGAGCCGTGTACGCGCCCTGTTCGAGGATGCCCGCAAGAGTGCGCCCGCGATCATGTTTATCGACGAGATCGACTCGATTGGCCGCAAGCGCGGTGCAGGCATCGGCGGCGGTCACGACGAGCGCGAGCAGACACTCAACCAGATCTTGTCGGAAATGGACGGCTTCGATCAGTCCAGCAACGTGATCGTGCTGGGCGCGACCAACCGCCCCGACGTGCTGGACCCGGCGCTGCTGCGTCCAGGGCGTTTTGACCGTCAGGTGACCATCGACCTGCCCACCATGAAGGAGCGCGAGGCCATCCTGAAGGTCCACCTCCGCAACAAGCCCATTGCCGACGGCGTGGACGTGAACGAGGTCGCCCGCAGCACGCCGTACTTCAGCGGCGCGGACCTTAAGAACATCACCAATGAGGCCGCCCTGGAAGCTGCCCGCCTGAGCAAGACCCAGATCGACATGAGCGACTTCTACCGCGCGCTGGACAAGATCACGCTGGGGCTGGAAAACAGCTCACTGACCGTCAGCCCCGAGGAACGCAAGGCCATCGCTTACCACGAGGCCGGACACGCAGTAACGGCAGCCGTGATCCCCGGCAGCGACAAGCTCCAGAAGGTCAGCATCATTCCGCGCGGACGTGCCCTGGGCGCAGCGTTCTATCTGCCGGAAGAGCAGGTGCTGATGAGCAAGGAACGCCTGGAAAACCAGCTCGTCGTGGCCCTGGGAGGCCGCGCCGCCGAGGAAGTCTTCATGGGCAGCGTGACCTCTGGCGCAGCCGACGACTTCCGCAAGGCCACCAACATCGCCCGCAAGATGGTGCTGGAATGGGGTATGGGCGAGAACTTCAAGAACATGGCCCTGAGCAGCGATTCCGGCCCGGTCTTCCTGGGCGAGGACATGGCCCGCCCCAAAGCGTTCAGCGAACACACCAGCCAACTGGTGGACGAGGACGTCAAGCGCATCCTGAACCACGCTTTTGACCGCGCCCGCGATCTGGTGGTGGAGTACAAGGCTGCCATGCATGAGGTGGCCGACGCCCTACTGACCCAGGAACTGATCACTGGCGACGTGGTGCGCGATGCGGTGGCAAAGATTGCCAATCCGCAGATGCCGATGCCGCAGACGACGGCGTAA
- a CDS encoding DUF3224 domain-containing protein: MLTFMTPVEGSAVYVAIEVVHATLNGRQGGFAFFHAGVSERGGQSLTYRVVPDSGSGELLGLSGELTLKIMDKVHHYTLEYTLPSP, translated from the coding sequence ATGCTGACCTTCATGACGCCCGTGGAGGGTTCGGCGGTGTATGTCGCCATTGAAGTCGTGCATGCCACGCTGAACGGCAGGCAGGGCGGGTTTGCCTTCTTCCATGCGGGCGTCAGCGAACGCGGCGGCCAGAGCCTGACTTACCGGGTGGTTCCCGATTCCGGCAGCGGGGAACTGCTGGGCCTGAGCGGAGAGTTGACGCTGAAAATTATGGACAAGGTGCATCATTACACCCTCGAATACACACTGCCCAGTCCATGA
- a CDS encoding V-type ATPase subunit yields the protein MNNPYGYINGRVRMMRVALVDARAMDDVTNTLNYQEFLRQISETPLREDLGEATAQGAGLGQLDEALSRNYLKSISHLRSIATGQPAREIEALLLRYDLQNVKTLVRGVQTGRSADDIVAGLIPAGTLPWSALQGAAQSADVASLAQTLSVAGGKIGQILRAAVSGGASSLLDLEVALDQGYYRAVLSGVRGTNVRRYFTREIDVRNLLIARQLRGAAPNVRYFIPGGRDVSEADFLRIAGGDNSVSAPDLGAVLEAPDLGSSEAIARRLLDEASRNVAMADALGPGVALDYLRRKEQEIARMRLIGRAKFYGLSKDELQRELEGA from the coding sequence ATGAACAACCCCTACGGGTATATCAACGGGCGCGTGCGCATGATGCGCGTGGCCCTGGTGGACGCCCGCGCGATGGACGACGTGACGAACACGCTGAACTACCAGGAATTCCTGCGTCAGATCAGCGAGACGCCGCTGCGCGAGGATCTGGGCGAGGCCACCGCGCAGGGGGCGGGTCTGGGGCAGCTCGACGAGGCCCTGAGCCGCAATTACCTCAAATCCATCTCGCACCTGCGCTCGATTGCCACCGGGCAACCGGCCCGCGAGATCGAGGCGCTGCTGCTGCGCTATGACCTCCAGAACGTCAAAACACTGGTGCGTGGCGTGCAGACCGGACGCTCGGCGGACGACATCGTGGCGGGCCTGATCCCGGCGGGAACCCTGCCGTGGTCTGCCCTTCAGGGCGCGGCGCAGAGTGCCGACGTCGCCAGCCTCGCCCAGACCCTGAGCGTGGCGGGCGGCAAGATCGGCCAGATTCTGCGCGCCGCCGTCAGTGGCGGGGCCAGCAGCCTGCTCGATTTAGAGGTGGCGCTGGATCAGGGCTATTACCGCGCCGTGCTGTCGGGCGTGCGCGGCACCAATGTCCGCCGATATTTTACGCGCGAGATCGATGTGCGAAACCTGCTGATTGCCCGCCAGTTGCGCGGCGCGGCCCCCAACGTCCGCTATTTCATTCCCGGCGGGCGCGACGTGTCCGAGGCCGATTTCCTGCGAATCGCGGGCGGCGACAACAGCGTTTCGGCCCCCGATCTGGGTGCGGTGCTGGAAGCCCCCGATCTGGGCAGCTCCGAGGCGATTGCCCGGCGGCTCCTGGACGAGGCCAGCCGCAACGTGGCGATGGCCGACGCACTGGGGCCGGGCGTGGCCCTGGATTACCTGCGCCGCAAGGAACAGGAAATCGCCCGCATGCGCCTGATTGGCCGCGCCAAGTTCTATGGCCTGTCCAAGGACGAGCTGCAAAGGGAGTTGGAAGGTGCGTAA
- a CDS encoding V-type ATP synthase subunit B, translating into MTLLQKEYNDVAYISGPLLFVNAASDLAYGAIVNIKDESGKLRGGQVISVTDQNAVIQVFGETRGLDLATASVSLVEDVARLGVSKEMIGRRFDGLGRPIDGLPAVVAEKRLSINGQAMNPTARAKPEEFIQTGISTIDVNTSLIRGQKLPIFSGSGLPHNELAAQIARQAKVPGSDEPFAVVFAAMGLTQREVSFFTQEFERTGALARAVLFLNRADDPAVERLLTPRMALTTAEYLAFEHGYHVLVILTDLTNYCEALREIGGAREEIPGRRGFPGYMYTDLASLYERAGVVQGKPGSVTQIPILSMPDDDITHPIPDLTGYITEGQIVVDRTLNAKGVFPPINPLPSLSRLQGNGIGKGKTRADHKNVSDQLFAAYANGLDLRKLVAITGEDALTDTDKLYLRFADDFEQYFIGQGDQDRSIDDSLTVAWGILSKLPQSQLTRLSKDSIDKFYGEKMDEMWRGGRSMSL; encoded by the coding sequence ATGACCCTTCTCCAGAAGGAATACAACGATGTCGCCTATATTTCCGGGCCACTGCTGTTCGTGAATGCGGCCAGCGATCTGGCTTACGGCGCAATCGTGAACATCAAGGACGAGAGCGGCAAGCTGCGCGGCGGTCAGGTCATTTCAGTGACCGATCAGAACGCCGTGATCCAGGTGTTCGGTGAAACACGCGGCCTCGACCTCGCCACCGCTTCGGTGAGCCTGGTGGAAGACGTGGCCCGCCTGGGCGTGTCCAAGGAAATGATCGGACGCCGCTTCGACGGCCTGGGCCGCCCCATCGACGGGCTGCCCGCCGTGGTGGCCGAGAAGCGCCTGAGCATCAACGGTCAGGCCATGAACCCCACCGCCCGCGCCAAGCCCGAAGAATTTATTCAGACCGGGATTTCCACCATCGACGTGAACACCAGCCTGATCCGTGGGCAGAAGCTGCCGATCTTCTCCGGCTCCGGTCTGCCGCACAACGAACTGGCCGCCCAGATTGCGCGTCAGGCGAAGGTTCCAGGCTCGGATGAACCCTTCGCGGTGGTCTTCGCGGCGATGGGTCTGACGCAGCGCGAGGTCTCCTTCTTCACGCAGGAGTTCGAGCGCACCGGGGCACTCGCCCGCGCCGTGCTGTTCCTGAACCGCGCCGACGATCCCGCCGTGGAACGTCTGCTGACCCCCCGTATGGCCCTGACGACGGCAGAGTATCTGGCTTTCGAACACGGTTACCACGTCCTCGTGATCCTGACCGACTTGACCAACTACTGCGAGGCGCTGCGTGAAATCGGCGGTGCGCGCGAGGAAATCCCCGGACGCCGTGGGTTCCCCGGCTACATGTACACCGACTTGGCCTCGCTGTACGAACGCGCAGGCGTGGTGCAGGGCAAGCCCGGCAGTGTCACGCAGATTCCGATTCTGTCCATGCCCGACGACGATATTACCCACCCCATCCCCGACCTGACCGGCTACATCACCGAGGGCCAGATCGTGGTGGACCGCACGCTGAACGCCAAGGGCGTGTTCCCGCCGATCAACCCGCTGCCCAGCCTGAGCCGCCTCCAGGGCAACGGCATCGGCAAGGGCAAGACCCGCGCCGACCATAAGAACGTGTCCGATCAGTTGTTCGCCGCCTACGCCAACGGACTGGATTTGCGGAAACTGGTGGCGATCACGGGTGAAGACGCCCTGACCGACACCGACAAGCTGTACCTGCGTTTTGCTGACGACTTCGAGCAGTATTTCATCGGCCAGGGCGATCAGGACCGCAGCATCGACGACAGCCTGACCGTGGCCTGGGGCATTCTGTCCAAGCTGCCCCAGAGCCAGTTGACCCGTCTGTCCAAGGACTCCATCGACAAGTTCTACGGCGAGAAGATGGACGAGATGTGGCGCGGCGGACGGAGCATGAGCCTGTAA
- a CDS encoding DinB family protein: protein MKIPELYAYLVRARRDLWATLETVPDEVLSRKMLDGDRMQSIKDLIAHTAGVEDGWLHYTILQDTPVEDSFPAIKNAGSGPAYANFPLADLLDYWRAVEASTLSYLTTLTDTDLERVIEDTPEEHFKLDGLLWHVMLHEVRHTAQIAALLRTQGIKPPSMDLLFYLPNLKA from the coding sequence ATGAAAATTCCCGAACTGTATGCCTACCTCGTTCGCGCCCGGCGTGACCTGTGGGCCACCCTGGAAACGGTGCCAGACGAGGTGCTGTCCCGAAAAATGCTGGACGGCGACCGGATGCAAAGCATCAAAGACCTGATCGCCCATACCGCAGGCGTGGAGGACGGCTGGCTGCATTACACGATCTTGCAGGACACGCCCGTGGAAGATTCCTTTCCTGCAATCAAAAATGCAGGGAGCGGCCCGGCCTACGCCAATTTTCCGCTCGCAGACCTGCTGGACTACTGGCGGGCAGTGGAGGCGAGTACGCTGAGTTATCTCACCACGCTGACCGACACAGATCTGGAACGGGTGATTGAGGACACGCCCGAGGAACACTTCAAACTGGATGGTCTGCTATGGCACGTCATGTTGCACGAGGTCCGGCACACTGCTCAGATCGCCGCGCTGCTGCGGACGCAGGGCATCAAACCGCCGTCGATGGATTTGCTGTTCTACCTGCCGAACCTTAAAGCGTAA
- a CDS encoding V-type ATP synthase subunit A: protein MTQNKSGVVQSIAGPAVIADGMYGAKMYDIVRVGTERLVGEIIRLDGNTAFVQVYEDTAGLTVGEPVETTGLPLSVELGPGMLNGIYDGIQRPLDKIRELSGDFIARGIEVSSLDRERKWNFTPSVNVGDEVIGSSILGTVPEFAFTHKVLVPPESSGKIRSVVAAGEYTIDDTIAELEDGTKLRMAHYWPVRAPRPVAKKLDPSLPFLTGMRILDVLFPLVMGGAAAIPGPFGSGKTVTQQSVAKYGNADIVVYVGCGERGNEMTDVLVEFPELEDPKTGNPLMQRTILIANTSNMPVAAREASVYTGITLAEYFRDQGYSVSLMADSTSRWAEALREISSRLEEMPAEEGYPPYLGAKLAAFYERAGAVKTLGGEDGAVSVIGAVSPAGGDMSEPVTQATLRITGAFWRLDAGLARRRHFPAINWNGSYSLFTPILDGWYRQNVGQDFPELRQRIQNILQEEASLQEVVQLVGPDALQDNERLIIEAGRMLRQDFLQQNGFDAVDASSSMPKNYGLMKMFLKFYEEAGAALKSGATIDDIIQNPVIEKLARARYVAETEFNAYGEGVMNELDQTFKGVTA, encoded by the coding sequence ATGACTCAGAACAAGAGTGGCGTCGTGCAGAGCATCGCCGGACCTGCGGTGATCGCGGACGGCATGTACGGCGCGAAAATGTACGACATCGTGCGCGTGGGCACAGAACGTCTGGTGGGCGAAATTATTCGTCTGGACGGCAACACCGCCTTCGTGCAGGTGTACGAGGATACCGCTGGCCTGACCGTGGGCGAACCCGTGGAAACCACCGGGCTGCCCCTGTCGGTCGAACTTGGCCCAGGCATGCTCAATGGCATCTACGACGGCATCCAGCGCCCGCTAGATAAGATCCGCGAACTGTCGGGCGACTTCATTGCACGCGGCATCGAGGTTTCCAGCCTGGACCGTGAACGCAAGTGGAACTTCACTCCCAGCGTCAATGTTGGCGATGAAGTGATCGGCAGCTCGATCCTGGGCACCGTGCCGGAATTTGCCTTCACCCACAAGGTTCTGGTTCCGCCGGAAAGCAGCGGCAAGATCAGAAGCGTTGTGGCGGCGGGCGAGTACACCATTGACGACACGATTGCCGAGCTGGAAGACGGCACCAAGCTGCGGATGGCCCACTACTGGCCCGTTCGTGCGCCCCGTCCTGTGGCCAAGAAGCTGGACCCCAGCCTGCCCTTCCTGACTGGGATGCGCATTCTGGACGTGCTGTTCCCCCTGGTGATGGGCGGCGCAGCGGCGATCCCCGGTCCTTTCGGCTCGGGCAAGACCGTGACCCAGCAGAGCGTGGCCAAGTACGGCAACGCCGACATCGTGGTGTACGTAGGCTGCGGCGAGCGCGGCAACGAGATGACCGACGTGCTGGTGGAATTCCCTGAACTGGAAGACCCCAAGACCGGCAACCCGCTGATGCAGCGCACCATCCTGATCGCCAACACCTCCAACATGCCTGTGGCAGCGCGTGAGGCGTCCGTCTACACGGGCATCACTCTGGCCGAGTACTTCCGCGACCAGGGCTACAGCGTGTCCCTGATGGCCGACAGCACTTCGCGCTGGGCCGAGGCGCTGCGCGAAATCTCCTCGCGTCTGGAAGAAATGCCCGCAGAAGAGGGGTATCCCCCCTACCTGGGCGCAAAACTGGCGGCGTTCTACGAGCGCGCCGGGGCCGTCAAGACCCTGGGCGGCGAGGACGGCGCAGTCAGCGTGATCGGCGCAGTCTCCCCCGCAGGCGGCGACATGTCCGAACCCGTCACCCAGGCCACCCTGCGTATTACCGGCGCATTCTGGCGTCTGGACGCAGGTCTGGCCCGCCGCCGCCACTTCCCGGCGATCAACTGGAACGGCTCGTACAGCCTGTTCACCCCCATTCTGGACGGCTGGTATCGCCAGAACGTCGGGCAGGACTTCCCCGAACTGCGCCAGCGCATCCAGAACATCCTCCAGGAAGAAGCCTCCTTGCAGGAAGTGGTGCAGCTTGTCGGGCCAGACGCCCTTCAGGACAACGAGCGGCTGATTATTGAAGCCGGGCGCATGCTGCGTCAGGATTTCCTTCAGCAAAACGGCTTTGACGCCGTGGACGCCTCTTCCTCAATGCCCAAGAACTACGGCCTGATGAAGATGTTCCTGAAGTTCTACGAGGAAGCGGGCGCGGCCCTCAAGAGCGGCGCAACCATCGACGACATCATCCAGAACCCGGTGATCGAGAAGCTGGCCCGCGCCCGCTACGTCGCCGAGACGGAATTCAATGCCTACGGCGAGGGCGTCATGAACGAACTCGACCAGACCTTCAAGGGAGTGACTGCATGA